From Pyrenophora tritici-repentis strain M4 chromosome 1, whole genome shotgun sequence, the proteins below share one genomic window:
- a CDS encoding Atrophin-1 domain containing protein, with protein MPSIPAKRKPEAAEEADTPFKRAQRTRKPTLKALLGDGSQPTQPIELPESTPDPPTEPPTEVIEPPTRAIEPPCKPVQQPEERPRRASPLPILAASQASRLTDEPAWESQLMFDKPEDSIVQPLAFSSAATEASVEEDSAVSVDFRDFEGVDWSRLKGFVAPLSTPRGKASWIFQHGWRVWKEGTHHPDELYFVCKYCHIHKLPNGVHRVTKSTTAANGHLQLDKPGHRLSKDGPILSKPLRKHGQQSLRQAALSGVKFSLEAYKTIGNFDVQEFRQAAALWLVDNNRPLREFETPAFRKMIRLANPEAEAALWRSHNSVSAFVMRLYSWLRPQVVRALAEAESKVHISFDGWTTKGGKRGFFSVVAHYANSKGAIVDLPIALPQLVGAHTGEAIADAVTKIPAILQHQSQQTRLLCAR; from the coding sequence atgccctctataccagcaaaacgcaagcccgaggctgccgaagaagctgatactcccttcaagcgagcacaacgtacgcgcaaacctacgctcaaggcgctgttgggtgacggcagccagccaacccagccgatagagctgccagaaagtacgccggatccgcctacagagccgcctacagaagttatcgagccgcccacacgggctattgaaccgccatgtaagcctgtacaacaacccgaggagcgccctcggcgggcatcaccactgcctattttggctgcctcacaagcctctcggctcactgatgagccagcctgggagtcgcagttaatgtttgataagccagaggactctattgtacagcctttagctttctctagcgctgccactgaggcttcggtggaggaggatagcgctgtgagcgtcgattttcgcgactttgagggcgtcgattggtcgcgattaaaggggtttgtcgcgccgctgagcactccacgaggcaaggcaagctggatttttcaacacggctggcgtgtctggaaggagggtactcaccacccagatgagttgtactttgtgtgcaagtactgtcatattcataagctacctaatggtgtacaccgagtaacgaagtcaaccactgccgccaacgggcacctccagcttgataaacctggtcatcggctcagcaaagacggtccaatcctaagcaaacctctccgcaaacatggacaacaatcacttcgtcaggcagctctaagcggtgtcaaatttagtctagaggcgtacaagactataggaaacttcgacgtacaagaatttcggcaagcagctgcgctctggctggtcgacaacaacagaccactccgcgagtttgagacgccggcttttcgcaagatgatcaggcttgctaatcctgaggcagaggcggcgttatggaggtctcataacagcgtgtcagcgttcgtgatgaggttgtacagttggctacgacctcaggtggtgcgcgcgttggctgaagccgagagcaaggtacatataagcttcgatgggtggacgacaaaaggcggcaaacgtggcttcttttctgtagttgctcactacgccaacagtaagggcgcgatagttgacctacccatcgcgctgccgcagctggtgggtgcccacactggtgaggcgatagctgacgctgtaaccaaaatccctgcaatccttcagcatcaatcgcagcaaactcggctactttgtgctcgataa
- a CDS encoding Dimer-Tnp-hAT domain containing protein, which translates to MPAKRTRVNALEIATTSKRPRVAARHRGTASQPVLVDTRPFSPSPPPPPLSPRQALVAAPQAPNFEATLRESRAEETIIPPPEGSEHATVAASGAASEAVDEGFVWVEDKYDGFNWSRYPKHCKPPTSLSNRASWVYSHGYRIALRSNVAKVTWICHYCYKHKFTTVGRGIHDVSQSPSAPARHLGEDKKGHGLKPPSKRTTVAPRKETLLERALQKGCSQAVANELTNFNIQEFRLAAVTWLVENNLPLSQFESSSFRNMIQLASVEAERALWASHNSVSRYVIRLYNYLLPKVVASLSESMSKVHISFDGWTTKGGKRGYLGIVAHYVDSSGELRDLPIALPQLTGAHTGEAMAEVVMAIFKQFEITVGKLGYFVLDNAHNNNTTINTLALQMGFSATERRLRCGPHTLNLIGQMLLWGEEKESYDNEETERVNEAENMATWRGDGPLGVLLAVINYIKTPQQYALFEKYQKLAIRDQPVNAPTEQHKIKEPVKPVVTRWNSYVSCFERAVELQLAVNGYANYHIQKIETEDAYARSRNNKLPAAPDWMRSDGINAHDWQVIAEYIDVLRPLKQATKRLEGRGKSGAFGAIAEVIPVFEYLLGVYEDRLQSYEDVIHDEHTESPEDHLAINLRAALVKAREYYNKLDLSPAYYAATILHPRYKSYLDAAWADKPDWLESSNRKFQHLWAEYKSLPKPRLRPKVRHNDIDDAINSFIEPAGLTENEEDEYEAWKRSEPIASEGVDPIKYWVGLRDRYPSLSKFAIDMLSIPGSSCECERLFSELGDLLEPRRRSISPQLLAAIQCDRRWIRAGFGSGEVPVKEAISDEEMDAKYGVHKWDIS; encoded by the coding sequence atgccagcaaaaagaacacgcgttaatgctctagaaatcgcgacaacttcgaagcgccctagagtcgcagcgcgtcatcgcgggactgccagccaacctgtgctagtcgatactcggccattctcaccatctccacctcctccaccgctgtcgccgcgtcaagctctcgtcgccgcgccacaagcaccaaattttgaagcgaccctccgagagtcgcgcgccgaagagacaatcatcccaccacctgagggcagcgagcatgccactgttgcagcttcaggagcagctagcgaggctgtcgacgagggtttcgtatgggtagaggacaaatacgacggctttaattggagtcgctacccaaagcactgcaagccgcccacatcactttcgaaccgagcaagctgggtatacagccatggctatcgcatcgccttgcgcagcaacgtcgcaaaagtcacgtggatctgccactattgctataagcacaagttcactactgttggccgtggcatacatgacgtctcgcagtctccatcagcgccagcacgtcatctcggagaagacaagaaaggtcatggcttgaagcctccaagtaagcgcactaccgtcgctcctcggaaagaaactctcctcgaacgcgcccttcagaagggctgctctcaggctgttgccaacgagcttaccaacttcaatatacaagagtttaggcttgcggccgtcacctggctcgtcgaaaacaacctcccactctcacaattcgaatcatcgtcttttcgcaatatgatacaattagctagcgtagaggcagaacgagccctgtgggcatctcataacagcgtctcacgatacgttatacgcctgtacaactacctgttaccaaaggttgtcgcaagcctttcagaatcaatgagcaaagtccatataagctttgacggatggacgacaaaaggtggcaagcgcggttacttaggtatcgtcgcccactacgttgatagctctggcgagctcagggacttgcctattgcgctcccacaactgacaggtgcccacaccggcgaggccatggctgaggtcgtgatggcaatattcaagcagttcgaaatcactgtgggcaagctcggttacttcgtcctcgacaacgcacataacaacaacaccacgatcaacactctcgccttgcagatgggcttcagcgctaccgagcgtcgccttcgctgcggtcctcatacgcttaatctcattggccagatgctactctggggtgaggagaaagagtcctacgacaacgaggagactgagcgcgtgaacgaagctgagaacatggctacttggcgaggcgatggaccattaggagtgcttctcgcggttatcaactacatcaaaacaccacaacagtacgctctttttgagaagtatcagaagctcgctattagggaccagcctgtcaacgcgccaacagaacagcacaaaatcaaggagcccgtcaagccagttgttactcgctggaactcttacgtttcgtgttttgagcgcgctgttgagttgcaattagcggttaatgggtacgccaactaccatattcagaagattgaaactgaagacgcgtacgcccgaagtcgtaacaacaagctgcctgcagcgccggattggatgaggtctgatgggatcaatgcccatgactggcaggtgattgctgagtatattgatgtgctcaggccactgaaacaagctacaaaacggcttgaaggccgcggcaaaagcggtgcttttggagcaatcgctgaggttattccagtatttgaatacttacttggagtctatgaggaccgcttgcaaagctatgaagacgtcattcacgatgagcatacagagtcacccgaagaccaccttgctatcaacctccgcgctgccctagttaaagcccgcgagtactacaacaagctcgacctctcgccagcttactatgctgctacaatccttcatcctcgctacaaaagctaccttgacgcagcgtgggcggataagcctgattggctagagagcagcaaccgcaagtttcaacatttgtgggcggagtacaaaagcttaccgaagccgcgcttacgccccaaagtcaggcacaatgatatagacgacgctatcaacagctttattgagcctgcagggcttacggagaacgaggaggatgaatatgaggcttggaaacgcagcgaaccgatcgctagcgagggcgtcgaccctataaaatactgggtaggactccgcgatcgctaccccagccttagcaaatttgctatcgacatgctatcaatcccaggctcaagctgtgagtgtgagcgcttattcagcgagctgggtgacctcctcgagccccgtcggcgcagcatttctccgcaacttctagcagcaatacagtgcgatcgacgatggataagagctggatttggcagtggtgaggtgcctgtaaaggaggctatcagcgatgaggagatggacgcgaaatacggtgtacataagtgggatattagctga
- a CDS encoding Tymo-45kd-70kd multi-domain protein, with protein MSVCSNAIRAVSRSRIPPSKTLLPFLYQTQTIQQWQPASRRIARRNITSRSRPTDEDDVPFADEIPFDDAKLPPPMDEEFTRKTTITSTERAAFQKLYKRFTTEGRQQKDKDHAIELDQIADEYYEDEEDSKPSLDKVFKEAMQAKPRVRAVRTEKIRAPRKHAQASEEDGVNTPPTKAAHSRRDRGDKVDLAKFKEMRLAERQRIDHLIRTAPTDHALWQILDREVLTRVRDLDLDNANTGDSTTGDSKKKHQPSKSKSQTSLKPDPPTTEASILFQNYPHHLITAIHTLRTEFPSSPLPLSILPTIKSLGRSSHALGGTPALYKNLIRTAWIQQSSYMTIDSLLTEMDHHAIEFDADILALLQAIIKENHQAYSGVLGKEMQMVLGMDMFVEGIRKIEAWEGIIAKRLGVRSEEKRNADKVIRRVLPEKEKLWRGVSVPEEKGRDSRGDKNAFRSTGKGRNSGRGDGRHNKASTDDFNDAFTSMAQDSNTSTTQQTTPLTASKQTTSITETFDDVDAIFAQAVAEQGKLKAQGEMGGRVETQALEVEEEGEDSDKNGKILL; from the coding sequence ATGTCTGTATGCTCCAACGCAATCCGAGCTGTGTCACGCTCTCGCATACCGCCCTCAAAAACGCTTCTTCCATTTTTGTACCAAACACAGACGATTCAGCAATGGCAACCCGCCTCGCGACGAATTGCTCGACGCAACATCACCTCGCGATCGCGCCCGACCGATGAAGATGACGTTCCGTTTGCAGATGAAATTCCTTTCGATGATGCAAAACTACCGCCGCCAATGGACGAAGAATTTACGCGCAAAACGACTATAACCAGCACTGAGCGTGCTGCCTTTCAGAAGTTGTACAAAAGGTTTACGACAGAGGGCCGGCAACAGAAGGACAAGGACCATGCCATTGAGCTTGACCAGATTGCGGACGAGTACTACGAGGATGAGGAAGACTCAAAACCATCGCTAGACAAGGTGTTCAAGGAGGCGATGCAGGCAAAGCCGCGTGTGCGAGCAGTACGCACAGAAAAGATCAGGGCACCACGGAAACATGCGCAGGCTTCAGAAGAAGATGGCGTCAATACACCACCAACCAAGGCAGCGCACAGTCGCAGAGACAGGGGTGATAAAGTCGATCTCGCAAAATTCAAAGAGATGCGCCTAGCAGAACGCCAGCGAATCGACCACCTCATCCGCACCGCTCCCACCGATCACGCCCTCTGGCAAATCCTCGATCGTGAAGTCCTCACCCGCGTTCGCGATCTCGATCTAGACAATGCCAACACAGGCGACTCCACCACGGGCGACTCAAAGAAGAAACATCAGCCCTCCAAATCCAAATCCCAGACGTCGTTGAAACCAGACCCGCCCACGACCGAAGCAAGCATCCTCTTCCAGAACTACCCTCACCACCTCATCACAGCCATTCATACCCTCCGTACCGAATTCCCTTCTTCCCCGCTCCCCCTCTCCATCCTGCCCACAATTAAGAGCCTCGGCCGCTCCTCCCACGCCCTAGGCGGTACACCCGCCCTCTACAAGAACCTCATCCGCACAGCCTGGATCCAACAATCCTCATACATGACCATCGACTCCCTGCTCACAGAAATGGACCACCACGCCATCGAATTCGACGCCGATATCCTCGCCCTCCTCCAAGCCATCATCAAAGAGAACCACCAAGCATACAGTGGCGTACTAGGCAAGGAGATGCAGATGGTACTAGGCATGGACATGTTCGTGGAGGGCATCCGTAAGATCGAGGCCTGGGAAGGTATCATCGCCAAGAGACTAGGTGTGAGGAGCGAGGAGAAGAGGAACGCGGATAAGGTTATCAGGAGGGTGTTACCggagaaggagaagctgTGGAGGGGTGTTAGTGTACCGGAGGAGAAAGGGAGGGATTCGCGGGGCGATAAAAATGCTTTCAGGTCAACGGGCAAGGGTAGGAACAGTGGTAGGGGTGACGGGAGGCATAACAAAGCCTCCACCGATGACTTCAATGACGCTTTCACCTCCATGGCCCAAGACAGCAACACCAGTACCACTCAGCAGACCACACCCCTTACTGCTAGTAAGCAAACCACGTCAATAACCGAGACTTTCGACGACGTAGACGCCATCTTCGCACAGGCGGTCGCCGAGCAGGGTAAACTGAAGGCTCAAGGGGAAATGGGCGGTAGGGTGGAAACGCAGGCGCTAGAGGTCGAGGAAGAGGGTGAAGATTCAGACAAGAATGGGAAGATATTATTGTAG